A single region of the Pseudomonas sp. B21-023 genome encodes:
- a CDS encoding (2,3-dihydroxybenzoyl)adenylate synthase yields the protein MTIEFTPWPTDRAQRYRTAGLWNDQPLSQLLIARAAVQPQAPAILCGERRISYGELDRRASNLASRLAAHGLGQGDTALVQLPNVAEFYIVLFALLKAGIAPVNALYSHRQHELGAFARQIQPALLIASAEHEVFRNEAFLDDLAKEGLRPKLTLMLDALDDWSASADVRGTHYTPSAAGEVALFQLSGGSTGTPKLIPRTHNDYAYSVRASAQICALDSATRFLCALPAAHNYTLSSPGGLGVLHAGGCIVMAANPEPLHCFALIERHAVTMAALVPSAVALWLQAAPGHAAKLRSLRLLQVGGASFAEALARQVPEVLGCKLQQVFGMAEGLVNYTRLDDSDEQVFTTQGRPISELDEVRILDEQGRPVADGEPGMLATRGPYTFCGYYKSPEHNAQVFDQDGFYHSGDIVQRSADGNLRVVGRVKDQINRGGEKVASEEIENLIVMHPDVTHAALVALPDELLGEKSCAFIVSRNPQLKPIALRRHLMGLGIAEYKLPDRIRLIDAMPLTAVGKIDKKQLRALLAVAPTA from the coding sequence ATGACCATCGAATTCACCCCCTGGCCCACAGACCGGGCGCAACGCTATCGCACCGCCGGCCTGTGGAACGACCAGCCACTCAGCCAGTTGCTGATCGCCCGCGCCGCCGTGCAGCCGCAAGCCCCGGCGATCCTCTGCGGCGAACGCCGCATCAGCTATGGCGAACTGGACCGCCGCGCCTCCAACCTGGCGTCGCGCCTGGCCGCCCACGGCCTTGGCCAGGGCGACACGGCACTGGTGCAGTTGCCCAACGTCGCCGAGTTCTACATTGTGCTGTTCGCCCTGCTCAAGGCCGGAATCGCCCCGGTCAACGCGCTGTACAGCCACCGCCAGCACGAGCTGGGCGCTTTCGCCCGGCAGATCCAGCCGGCCTTGCTGATCGCTTCGGCGGAGCATGAGGTATTCCGCAACGAGGCGTTCCTCGACGACCTGGCCAAGGAAGGCCTGCGCCCGAAACTGACGCTGATGCTCGATGCCCTCGACGACTGGAGCGCCAGCGCCGATGTGCGCGGCACCCACTACACCCCAAGCGCCGCCGGCGAGGTGGCGCTGTTCCAGTTGTCCGGCGGCAGCACCGGCACCCCCAAGCTGATCCCGCGTACCCACAACGACTACGCCTACAGCGTGCGGGCCAGCGCGCAGATCTGCGCCCTCGACAGCGCCACGCGCTTCCTCTGCGCGCTGCCAGCGGCGCACAACTACACCCTCAGTTCCCCCGGTGGCCTGGGCGTGCTGCACGCTGGCGGCTGCATCGTCATGGCGGCCAACCCGGAGCCGTTGCACTGCTTCGCCCTGATCGAACGCCACGCCGTGACCATGGCCGCCCTGGTGCCCAGCGCCGTGGCCCTATGGCTGCAGGCCGCCCCCGGGCACGCCGCCAAGCTGCGCAGCCTGCGCCTGCTGCAGGTCGGCGGCGCCAGTTTCGCCGAGGCCTTGGCGCGCCAGGTTCCCGAGGTGCTGGGCTGCAAGCTGCAGCAGGTTTTCGGCATGGCCGAAGGCCTGGTCAACTACACCCGCCTGGACGACAGCGACGAACAGGTGTTCACCACCCAGGGCCGGCCGATCAGCGAACTGGACGAGGTGCGCATCCTCGACGAACAGGGCAGGCCGGTCGCTGACGGCGAGCCCGGCATGCTCGCCACCCGCGGCCCCTATACCTTCTGCGGCTACTACAAAAGCCCCGAGCACAACGCCCAGGTGTTCGACCAGGACGGTTTCTACCACTCCGGCGACATCGTCCAGCGCAGCGCCGACGGCAACCTGCGGGTCGTCGGGCGGGTCAAGGACCAGATCAACCGCGGCGGCGAGAAGGTCGCCTCGGAGGAGATCGAGAACCTGATCGTCATGCACCCCGACGTGACTCATGCCGCCCTGGTGGCGCTGCCCGACGAACTGCTCGGCGAGAAGAGCTGCGCGTTCATCGTCTCGCGCAACCCGCAACTCAAGCCGATCGCCCTGCGCCGCCACCTGATGGGCCTGGGCATCGCCGAATACAAGCTCCCGGACCGCATCCGGCTGATCGATGCCATGCCGCTGACCGCGGTGGGCAAGATCGACAAGAAGCAACTGCGCGCGCTGCTCGCCGTCGCCCCGACCGCCTGA
- a CDS encoding isochorismate synthase MenF — translation MKTGTLRLQDRDTMPLNQEDSSFSFTSGERELSVSGLRERIDTPAHGSHLASGALRRSIDQAFERARQAGQENPIVVGAIPFDTTQASSLYVPEAYTWQARTAAPVQTGSLPALLSQANIPDEHGFKRAVRHAIVNFQHSDVRKAVLSVQRELHFAAPVDTAQVQANLKALNREGYHFRVPLADGSTLLGVSPELLVHKQGTAFVSNPLAGSVRRMADPEADRANAQWLAASEKDHYEHRLVTEDIAQRVGELCSRLQVPERPSLISTAALWHLSTRIEGELASADIDALQLACRLHPTPAVCGYPTERARQLIRFVEPFERGLFTGMVGWCDAQGNGEWVVTIRCGTFSGQRVRLFAGAGIVEASSPDSEWNEVQTKLGTMLRACGLDH, via the coding sequence ATGAAGACAGGCACCCTGCGTTTGCAAGACAGGGACACCATGCCGCTCAACCAAGAGGATTCGAGCTTTTCATTCACATCCGGCGAGCGCGAGCTGAGCGTCAGCGGCCTGCGCGAACGCATCGACACCCCGGCTCACGGCAGCCATTTGGCCAGTGGCGCACTGCGGCGCAGCATCGACCAGGCCTTCGAACGCGCCCGCCAGGCCGGGCAGGAAAATCCCATCGTGGTCGGCGCGATCCCCTTCGACACCACCCAGGCTTCCAGCCTGTACGTTCCCGAGGCCTATACCTGGCAGGCGCGCACCGCGGCTCCTGTACAGACCGGCTCGCTGCCTGCTCTGCTCAGCCAGGCCAACATCCCCGACGAACACGGTTTCAAGCGCGCCGTGCGCCACGCCATCGTCAACTTCCAGCACAGCGATGTGCGCAAGGCCGTGCTCTCGGTACAGCGCGAACTGCACTTTGCCGCGCCCGTGGACACAGCCCAGGTGCAGGCCAACCTCAAGGCACTGAACCGCGAGGGCTACCACTTCCGCGTGCCCCTGGCCGACGGTTCCACCCTGCTGGGGGTGAGCCCGGAACTGCTGGTGCACAAGCAAGGCACCGCCTTCGTCAGCAACCCGCTGGCCGGCTCCGTGCGACGCATGGCCGACCCCGAGGCCGACCGCGCCAATGCGCAATGGCTGGCGGCGTCGGAGAAGGACCACTACGAACACCGCCTGGTCACCGAGGACATCGCCCAGCGCGTCGGCGAGTTGTGCAGCCGCCTGCAGGTCCCCGAGCGGCCCTCGCTGATCAGCACTGCGGCGCTGTGGCACCTGTCCACGCGTATCGAGGGTGAACTGGCCTCGGCCGATATCGACGCCCTGCAACTGGCCTGCCGCCTGCACCCGACCCCCGCCGTATGCGGTTACCCCACCGAGCGCGCCCGCCAGCTGATCCGCTTCGTCGAGCCCTTCGAGCGTGGCCTGTTCACCGGCATGGTCGGTTGGTGCGACGCCCAGGGCAACGGTGAGTGGGTGGTGACCATCCGCTGCGGCACCTTCAGCGGCCAGCGCGTGCGCCTGTTCGCCGGCGCCGGCATCGTCGAGGCCTCCAGCCCCGACAGCGAATGGAACGAAGTGCAGACCAAGCTCGGCACCATGCTGCGTGCCTGTGGCCTGGACCATTGA
- a CDS encoding amino acid adenylation domain-containing protein has protein sequence MQAACWIGRDAHAALGGVSAHLYAEFDGRAIDVARLAGALEELYRAHPMLSLRIDGQGLQTIDEAKRAHLELEDFSDLDGPAVERRLLEKRRQWSHQRLDLGAGKGARFGLSLLPGNASRLHVDTDMIAVDPSSFRVLMEDLARLYDSPGSVLPTTPNYFDWLDQVRADADLRAARSRDRAWWRARLAQIAPAPSLPLLPAGPARSERFAARLEPAQYRALQHAARAQRITSSAFMLGLFATALGEHTGDRRLRLNVPVFWREPLLEPVQRIVGEFANLVLVDVDFTGVASLAALCRDLHRQLLERLAHSAYPGVDLMRDLSRHHGTPQLAPVVFTAGLDLPGGELFSERVSGVFGPMDWVISQGPQVALDAQVARADGGLLINWDVRLDALPADWVQALFERFIALAVAVAADTGALHQPLAIAASRDRPLNALQQAYLLGRGEHLPLGGVAMQEFREYRGRMDLALLRSRLTDMVRRHDSLRTRIDAQALTQSTSDQVQVNLEVIDLHGLTAEQAQAQLEVRREDYAHALFDLAGPPWNVTAFQSPQGELVVFVRFDALILDGRSIATLMVELFDGHCQPLTASEPTAAVIDQSEVRKADAEYWKAKLAEVDGAPRLPWRQALDKVGVARYARQRQVISAQAFKALSRAGAREGLFKNSTIMAVVLEVLGHWLDEGSLCVAVPVAPPQDGAFANRSSFIAVDWQRGLPSLAERAKRLQADVLEGLQHLAFSGVDLARLLYDSNGPGPALPVVLTNGLSWPVGAVDGPMTLSAGLTQTPQVAMDIRFCNTTEGGLAFEIDYAREAVDGRWVGQLFAALNQAVAQLAGQAAFEVHARQFIDLGHYRLNSSEAQAEPVDFLGRIAHNLFGPDNGRIALLHGERRISYAELGEGVKRIAGAFQARGLRPGQVVAICLPRGPEHTMTTLACALSGLVWVPIDAAAPEERLRYLLDNCQPALVVDAVAPLLASPPAALDLTGLAALSASTAPAYYLYTSGTTGKPKCVVLNNRATANVIGSTLAQWQVSRDDVFISVTPLHHDMSLFDVFGSLCAGAALVLPEAGEEKDALRWNQLVRQHGVSLWCSVPAILEMLLACRQGDGLRSLRLLAQGGDYIKPAVIAELREQLPEARLVSLGGPTETTIWSIWHEIGEQDRARVPYGRPLPGNRYWLLDEHGAHCPQGVAGRIHTSGVGLALGYLEDGKLVQNDFVNVPDEHGAPVRAFRTGDRGRYREDGVLLFDSRVNGYVKVRGVRVSLPDIEIELIRHPAVQQVLVVDYGDTLQGEACIGALYVRRNGAPPGAVALREHARALLPQSHVPTRFVEVDALPLTANGKPDRRLARALLEGDTEQAPIPAAVPSDPQRHAQVLAIYQQVLGATQPARDFLAMGLRPQHLKPLAARLGEAFAVRLSPAQLLPCRTVEEVERLLVSAPV, from the coding sequence ATGCAGGCCGCCTGTTGGATCGGGCGGGATGCACATGCGGCACTGGGTGGCGTCAGCGCGCACCTGTACGCCGAGTTCGATGGCCGGGCCATCGATGTGGCGCGCCTTGCCGGCGCACTTGAGGAGCTGTACCGGGCGCATCCGATGCTGAGCCTGCGCATCGACGGGCAGGGGCTGCAGACCATCGACGAAGCAAAGCGCGCCCATCTGGAGCTGGAGGATTTCAGCGATCTGGATGGTCCAGCCGTGGAGCGGCGCCTGCTGGAGAAACGTCGCCAGTGGAGCCACCAGCGCCTGGACCTGGGTGCTGGCAAGGGTGCGCGCTTCGGCCTGAGCCTGCTGCCGGGCAATGCCAGCCGGTTGCACGTGGACACCGACATGATCGCGGTGGACCCGTCGAGCTTCCGGGTGCTGATGGAAGACCTGGCCCGCCTGTACGACTCGCCTGGAAGCGTTCTGCCGACCACGCCGAACTACTTCGACTGGCTGGACCAGGTGCGTGCCGATGCCGACCTGCGTGCCGCCCGCAGCCGCGACCGCGCCTGGTGGCGAGCGCGCCTGGCGCAGATCGCCCCGGCGCCCTCGCTGCCCTTGCTCCCTGCGGGGCCGGCACGCAGCGAGCGCTTCGCCGCTCGCCTTGAACCTGCGCAGTATCGTGCCTTGCAGCACGCGGCGCGCGCACAGCGGATCACCTCGTCGGCGTTCATGCTCGGGCTGTTCGCGACCGCCCTGGGTGAGCACACCGGCGATCGGCGCTTGCGCCTGAACGTCCCAGTGTTCTGGCGCGAACCGCTGCTGGAGCCTGTGCAGCGCATCGTTGGCGAGTTCGCCAACCTGGTGCTGGTGGATGTCGACTTCACCGGAGTCGCCAGCCTTGCCGCGCTGTGCCGGGATCTGCATCGGCAACTGCTGGAGCGTCTGGCGCACAGCGCCTATCCGGGCGTGGACCTGATGCGCGACCTGTCGCGCCATCACGGTACGCCGCAACTGGCACCGGTGGTGTTCACCGCAGGCCTGGACCTGCCTGGCGGCGAGCTGTTCTCCGAGCGGGTGAGCGGGGTGTTCGGGCCGATGGACTGGGTGATCTCCCAGGGCCCGCAGGTGGCCCTGGACGCACAGGTGGCGCGGGCCGACGGCGGCCTGCTGATCAATTGGGACGTGCGCCTGGACGCATTGCCCGCTGACTGGGTCCAGGCACTGTTCGAGCGCTTCATCGCCCTGGCTGTGGCGGTGGCTGCCGACACGGGCGCGCTGCACCAGCCATTGGCGATTGCGGCGAGCCGGGATCGACCACTGAACGCTCTGCAACAGGCTTATCTGCTGGGGCGTGGCGAGCATCTGCCGCTGGGCGGCGTGGCCATGCAGGAGTTCCGCGAGTATCGCGGGCGCATGGACCTGGCGCTGCTGCGCAGCCGCCTCACGGACATGGTGCGCCGCCACGACAGCCTGCGCACCCGTATCGATGCCCAGGCATTGACCCAGTCGACAAGCGACCAGGTGCAGGTCAACCTGGAGGTGATCGACCTGCACGGGTTGACGGCCGAGCAGGCCCAGGCGCAGCTTGAGGTCCGTCGCGAGGACTATGCCCATGCGCTGTTCGACCTGGCCGGGCCGCCCTGGAATGTGACCGCCTTCCAGTCGCCACAAGGCGAGTTGGTGGTGTTCGTGCGCTTCGATGCGCTGATTCTCGATGGACGCTCCATCGCTACCTTGATGGTCGAGTTGTTCGACGGTCACTGCCAGCCGCTGACGGCCAGCGAGCCCACGGCGGCTGTCATCGACCAGAGCGAGGTGCGCAAGGCCGATGCCGAGTATTGGAAGGCAAAGCTGGCCGAGGTCGACGGCGCACCAAGGCTGCCGTGGCGCCAAGCCTTGGACAAGGTCGGCGTGGCCCGATACGCCCGCCAGCGTCAGGTAATCTCCGCCCAAGCGTTCAAGGCATTGAGCCGCGCCGGTGCGCGTGAGGGGCTGTTCAAGAACTCGACGATCATGGCCGTGGTGCTGGAAGTGCTCGGCCACTGGCTGGACGAAGGCAGCCTGTGCGTGGCGGTGCCGGTGGCGCCGCCCCAGGACGGCGCATTCGCCAACCGCTCCAGTTTCATCGCCGTCGATTGGCAGCGCGGCCTGCCCAGCCTGGCCGAGCGCGCCAAGCGCCTGCAGGCCGATGTGCTGGAGGGCTTGCAGCATCTGGCGTTCTCCGGCGTGGACCTGGCCCGCCTGCTGTACGACAGCAACGGGCCAGGCCCGGCGCTACCGGTGGTGCTGACCAACGGCCTGTCCTGGCCAGTGGGCGCGGTCGATGGCCCGATGACCCTCAGCGCGGGCCTGACCCAGACGCCGCAGGTGGCCATGGACATCCGATTCTGCAACACCACCGAGGGCGGGCTGGCGTTCGAGATCGACTATGCCCGTGAAGCGGTCGATGGCCGCTGGGTCGGGCAGTTGTTCGCAGCCTTGAACCAGGCGGTGGCGCAATTGGCCGGGCAGGCTGCATTCGAAGTCCACGCACGGCAGTTCATCGACCTTGGCCACTACCGCCTGAACAGCAGCGAGGCGCAGGCCGAGCCGGTCGATTTCCTTGGGCGCATCGCCCACAACCTGTTCGGCCCGGACAATGGACGCATCGCCTTGCTGCATGGCGAGCGGCGTATCAGCTATGCCGAACTGGGGGAGGGTGTGAAGCGCATTGCCGGGGCATTCCAGGCCCGCGGGCTGCGCCCCGGCCAGGTGGTCGCCATTTGCCTGCCACGCGGTCCTGAGCACACCATGACGACCCTGGCCTGCGCCCTGAGCGGGCTGGTCTGGGTACCGATCGACGCGGCGGCGCCCGAGGAGCGCCTGCGCTATCTGCTGGACAACTGCCAGCCGGCACTGGTGGTCGACGCCGTCGCGCCACTGCTGGCCAGCCCTCCGGCAGCCCTGGACCTGACGGGGCTGGCGGCCTTGTCGGCGAGCACCGCGCCGGCCTACTACCTGTACACCTCCGGCACCACCGGCAAGCCCAAGTGCGTGGTGCTGAACAACCGCGCCACCGCCAATGTCATCGGCAGCACCTTGGCGCAGTGGCAGGTCAGCCGCGACGATGTGTTCATCTCGGTGACCCCGCTGCACCACGACATGTCGCTGTTCGACGTGTTCGGCAGCCTGTGCGCCGGGGCGGCGCTGGTACTGCCCGAGGCTGGCGAGGAAAAGGATGCGCTGCGCTGGAACCAGTTGGTCAGGCAGCACGGCGTTAGCCTCTGGTGCTCGGTGCCGGCCATCCTCGAAATGCTCCTGGCCTGCCGTCAGGGTGATGGTCTGCGCAGCCTGCGCCTGCTGGCCCAGGGCGGCGACTACATCAAGCCGGCGGTGATCGCCGAACTACGCGAGCAACTGCCCGAGGCGCGGCTGGTGTCCCTGGGTGGCCCGACCGAGACCACCATCTGGAGCATCTGGCACGAAATCGGTGAACAGGACCGCGCCAGGGTGCCCTATGGCCGGCCACTGCCGGGCAACCGCTACTGGCTGCTGGACGAGCACGGCGCGCATTGCCCGCAGGGCGTCGCCGGGCGTATCCACACCAGTGGGGTGGGCTTGGCCTTGGGCTACCTGGAGGACGGCAAACTGGTGCAGAACGACTTCGTCAATGTGCCCGACGAGCACGGCGCGCCAGTGCGTGCCTTCCGTACCGGTGACCGGGGCCGCTACCGCGAGGACGGCGTGCTGCTGTTCGACAGCCGGGTCAATGGCTATGTGAAGGTGCGTGGCGTGCGCGTGTCGCTGCCGGACATCGAGATCGAGCTGATCCGCCATCCGGCGGTGCAGCAGGTGCTGGTGGTGGATTACGGCGACACGCTACAGGGCGAGGCCTGCATCGGTGCGCTGTATGTAAGGCGCAACGGTGCGCCGCCCGGCGCCGTGGCGTTGCGCGAGCATGCCCGGGCCCTGCTGCCGCAGTCCCACGTGCCCACACGGTTCGTCGAGGTCGACGCCTTGCCGTTGACCGCCAACGGCAAGCCGGACCGCAGGCTCGCCCGCGCCTTGCTTGAAGGTGACACCGAGCAGGCGCCGATACCGGCGGCTGTGCCCAGCGATCCGCAGCGTCATGCCCAGGTGCTGGCGATCTACCAGCAGGTGCTCGGCGCCACACAGCCGGCCAGGGATTTCCTCGCCATGGGCCTGCGGCCGCAGCACCTCAAGCCGCTGGCGGCGCGCCTGGGCGAAGCCTTCGCGGTGCGCCTGTCGCCCGCGCAGTTGCTGCCGTGCCGCACGGTGGAAGAGGTCGAGCGCCTGCTCGTCAGCGCCCCCGTGTGA
- the basC gene encoding putative histamine N-monooxygenase produces MDIAHLDIAGIGIGPFNLGLAALLSRHPHLNCAFLERKAQFRWHEGLLLPGTTLQVPFLADLVTLADPCHPLSYLNYLHQHDRLFQFYYYDHFQVPRREYDHYCRWAAGQLPGCHFGEEVTGVRYDNASERFVIDSVSVSGLERRYSSCDLAIGLGTRPWLPAWARTRTQAPLLHSAEFGKRQGELEQCRRVVVVGSGQSAAECVLALFNALTPEQVEAGASIHWITRSGGFHPMEYSKLGQECFTPAYMNYFHTLARDKRREIVAQQGLLYKGISFSTIGAIYDLIYERSIGGREPGLTLLSSCDVETVEELGSAGLRMTFRHSQLEQRATLEADAVVAATGYAHAWPQWFEQLKGSVLATDAHGDCIVGEDFTAQRCDGGSGRVFVQNAEIFQHGVGSPDLGLGPVRNAVIVNQLLGRAQYRVPQRSSFQRYGLPEG; encoded by the coding sequence ATGGACATCGCACACCTGGATATCGCCGGCATCGGCATCGGACCGTTCAACCTGGGCCTGGCCGCGCTGCTGTCGCGCCACCCGCACCTGAACTGCGCGTTCCTTGAGCGCAAGGCGCAGTTCCGCTGGCACGAGGGGCTGCTGCTGCCCGGCACCACCTTGCAGGTGCCGTTCCTGGCCGACCTGGTGACCCTGGCCGACCCCTGTCACCCGCTGAGCTACCTCAATTACCTGCACCAGCATGATCGCCTGTTCCAGTTCTACTACTACGACCATTTCCAGGTGCCCCGGCGCGAGTACGACCACTATTGCCGCTGGGCGGCGGGCCAACTGCCGGGCTGTCATTTTGGCGAGGAGGTCACGGGCGTGCGTTACGACAACGCCAGCGAACGCTTCGTCATCGACAGCGTGTCGGTGTCGGGCCTGGAGCGGCGCTACAGCAGTTGCGACCTGGCCATTGGCCTCGGTACCCGGCCATGGTTGCCGGCCTGGGCGCGCACCCGCACCCAGGCGCCGTTGCTGCACTCGGCAGAGTTCGGCAAGCGTCAGGGCGAGCTGGAGCAGTGCCGGCGCGTGGTGGTGGTCGGTTCCGGACAGAGCGCCGCGGAGTGCGTGCTGGCGCTGTTCAACGCGCTGACCCCGGAGCAGGTGGAGGCGGGGGCGTCGATCCACTGGATCACCCGCTCGGGAGGCTTCCACCCCATGGAGTACTCCAAGCTCGGCCAGGAGTGTTTCACGCCGGCGTACATGAACTACTTCCACACCCTGGCGCGGGACAAACGTCGGGAGATCGTCGCCCAGCAGGGCCTGTTGTACAAAGGCATCAGCTTCTCGACCATCGGCGCGATCTACGACCTGATCTACGAACGCTCCATCGGCGGGCGCGAACCTGGGCTGACGCTGTTGTCCAGCTGTGACGTGGAGACGGTCGAGGAGCTGGGCTCGGCGGGGCTGCGCATGACCTTCCGGCACAGCCAGCTGGAGCAACGGGCAACGCTGGAAGCCGACGCGGTTGTCGCGGCGACCGGCTATGCCCATGCCTGGCCGCAATGGTTCGAGCAGCTCAAGGGTTCGGTGCTGGCCACCGACGCGCACGGCGACTGCATCGTCGGCGAGGATTTCACCGCGCAGCGTTGCGATGGCGGCAGTGGCCGGGTGTTCGTGCAGAACGCCGAGATCTTCCAGCATGGTGTCGGCTCGCCGGACCTGGGGCTGGGGCCGGTGCGCAATGCGGTGATCGTCAACCAGTTGCTGGGGCGGGCGCAGTACCGGGTGCCGCAGCGCTCGTCGTTCCAGCGCTATGGGTTGCCGGAGGGGTGA
- a CDS encoding condensation domain-containing protein produces MLERNTTLPSPQALDEHEELAWFAQQQQPEQLHRQLGAWRLGPTADLSLLALAVQAVVEATPGLNCRYHFSDDGDLYKTQEPGWYPCLRIERSAAEGMDALLRTRQAAPWDSTTQPPFEALLLAGDHQAALGLLCHAVLRQPPQALLERIRAAYDAQAGDQPLVLEPLSQAPSTDIAQRILDAFRQALAEPGMTLDDDFFDMGGHSLLATRIIGRLQGEHGIELRFSDFFASPSASALATRAKLSQGQASQASDQAVDIQQAPMALAQASLWRACAAFDYGTIFNLPFALDFHDPVDEALLQQAFTDLLERHASLRTTYHGEGDDACQRIVPLAELGRFKWFWNSAESTSASLASEAKHRFDLARELPLRLRMLRDPHSGHQVLSFLVHHMAIDEWSLNVIMAELAEAYLARAQDRAPQWPAAARTFHEFALAQSAQGPNPRHLAYWTELLRDATRGLALPACDDATLLPADQASTRARWLELRPEPGMLEQLGASARLHQSSLFSVIYTAIALSLHKLGNLSDLVIGTSASGRTDPAYFDTVGYFTTMVAHRVQFAPEQSLAGLLGEVTRMINDSMAYADVPMETIQQALGMAPAEGLMFDVYVQIHANNALNGALQAPDGRAIRYKQIDPDKSESMFGLQFEIMEDVFDGQRSLRLVITYRSDRYSGAQVERLCAMISAAFGVLAEVDGGRRALAAVVL; encoded by the coding sequence ATGTTGGAACGCAACACCACCCTACCCTCGCCCCAGGCCCTGGATGAACACGAAGAACTCGCCTGGTTCGCCCAGCAACAGCAACCCGAGCAGCTGCACCGGCAACTGGGCGCCTGGCGCCTTGGGCCCACGGCCGACCTGTCGCTGCTGGCCCTGGCCGTGCAGGCGGTGGTCGAAGCCACGCCGGGACTGAACTGCCGCTACCACTTCAGCGACGATGGCGACCTGTACAAGACCCAGGAACCCGGCTGGTACCCGTGCCTGCGTATCGAACGGAGCGCGGCCGAGGGCATGGACGCCCTGCTGCGGACGCGCCAGGCGGCGCCCTGGGATTCCACCACGCAGCCGCCGTTCGAGGCCCTGCTGCTGGCCGGCGATCACCAGGCTGCGCTCGGTCTGCTCTGCCATGCGGTGCTGCGTCAGCCGCCGCAAGCCCTGCTCGAACGCATCCGCGCCGCATATGACGCCCAGGCCGGCGACCAGCCACTGGTGCTCGAACCGTTGTCGCAGGCGCCTTCGACGGACATCGCGCAACGGATCCTCGACGCGTTCCGCCAGGCATTGGCGGAGCCTGGCATGACCCTGGACGATGACTTCTTCGACATGGGCGGCCACTCGCTGCTGGCCACCCGGATCATCGGGCGCTTGCAGGGCGAGCATGGCATCGAACTGCGCTTCAGCGACTTCTTCGCCTCGCCCAGCGCCTCGGCGCTGGCCACACGCGCCAAGCTGAGCCAAGGGCAAGCCAGCCAGGCCAGCGATCAGGCCGTGGATATCCAGCAGGCGCCGATGGCCCTGGCCCAGGCATCGTTGTGGCGTGCCTGTGCGGCCTTCGACTACGGCACTATCTTCAACCTGCCCTTTGCCCTGGACTTCCACGACCCGGTGGACGAGGCGCTGCTGCAGCAGGCCTTCACCGACCTGCTGGAGCGCCATGCCAGCCTGCGCACCACCTACCATGGCGAGGGCGACGACGCCTGCCAGCGCATCGTGCCGCTGGCCGAGCTGGGCCGTTTCAAGTGGTTCTGGAACAGCGCCGAAAGCACCAGCGCGAGCCTGGCCAGCGAGGCGAAGCACCGCTTCGACCTGGCCCGCGAACTGCCACTCAGGTTGCGCATGCTGCGTGACCCGCACAGTGGCCACCAGGTGCTGTCGTTCCTGGTCCACCACATGGCCATCGACGAATGGTCGCTGAACGTGATCATGGCCGAACTGGCCGAGGCCTACCTGGCCCGCGCCCAGGACCGGGCGCCGCAATGGCCCGCGGCGGCGCGCACCTTCCACGAATTCGCCCTGGCCCAGAGTGCCCAGGGCCCGAACCCGCGCCACCTGGCGTATTGGACCGAGCTGCTGCGCGACGCCACCCGCGGTCTCGCCCTGCCCGCCTGCGATGACGCCACGCTGCTGCCCGCCGACCAGGCGTCCACGCGTGCGCGCTGGCTGGAGCTGCGTCCCGAACCCGGCATGCTGGAGCAACTGGGCGCCAGCGCCCGGCTGCATCAGTCATCGCTGTTCAGCGTGATCTACACCGCCATCGCCCTGTCGCTGCACAAGCTCGGCAACCTCTCGGACCTGGTGATCGGCACCTCGGCGTCCGGGCGCACCGACCCTGCGTATTTCGACACCGTCGGTTACTTCACCACCATGGTCGCCCACCGCGTGCAGTTCGCCCCCGAACAGTCGCTGGCCGGGTTGCTAGGCGAGGTGACGCGGATGATCAACGACTCGATGGCCTATGCCGACGTGCCCATGGAGACCATCCAGCAGGCGCTGGGCATGGCCCCCGCCGAGGGCCTGATGTTCGATGTGTATGTGCAGATCCACGCCAACAACGCCCTCAATGGCGCGTTGCAGGCACCCGATGGCCGGGCTATCCGCTACAAGCAGATCGACCCGGACAAGAGCGAGTCGATGTTCGGCCTGCAGTTCGAGATCATGGAGGATGTGTTCGATGGCCAGCGCTCGCTGCGCCTGGTGATCACCTACCGCAGCGATCGCTACAGCGGTGCTCAGGTCGAGCGCCTGTGCGCGATGATTTCGGCGGCGTTCGGTGTGTTGGCCGAGGTGGATGGCGGCCGGCGGGCTTTGGCTGCGGTGGTGTTGTAG
- a CDS encoding sigma-70 family RNA polymerase sigma factor: MDNGTFALRQQLQQLYQDHHGWLCELLRRKLGNAVDAADLAHDIYLHLMNKGQVPTAEQSRCHLTQIANGKVIDLYRRRQRETRYLEDHGLQPEPRVPSEEARALVVEALGAIDSALQRHSPKARQALLLCRLDGMAHRAIAAELRVSVSSVEKYIAAGVRTCRRYRIGSGA, translated from the coding sequence GTGGACAACGGAACGTTCGCGCTTCGTCAACAGCTGCAACAGCTGTATCAGGATCATCACGGCTGGTTGTGCGAGCTGCTGCGCCGCAAGCTGGGCAACGCGGTGGACGCGGCGGACCTGGCCCACGATATCTACCTGCACCTGATGAACAAGGGCCAGGTGCCGACGGCGGAACAGTCGCGCTGCCACCTGACGCAGATCGCCAACGGCAAGGTCATCGACCTGTACCGCCGCCGCCAACGTGAAACCCGTTACCTCGAGGACCATGGCCTGCAGCCCGAGCCGCGGGTGCCGTCGGAAGAGGCGCGGGCGCTGGTGGTCGAGGCCCTGGGTGCGATCGACAGCGCCCTGCAACGGCATTCGCCCAAGGCCCGCCAGGCCCTGCTGCTGTGCCGGCTCGACGGCATGGCCCATCGCGCCATCGCCGCCGAGTTGCGGGTGTCGGTGTCCTCGGTCGAGAAGTACATCGCCGCCGGCGTGCGCACCTGCAGGCGCTACCGCATCGGCAGTGGCGCCTGA